In Saccharothrix violaceirubra, the following are encoded in one genomic region:
- the cobO gene encoding cob(I)yrinic acid a,c-diamide adenosyltransferase, whose amino-acid sequence MPQGVPAVTPEDGLTTRQRRNRPLVVLHTGEMKGKSTAAFGLALRGWNQGWSIGVFQFVKSAKWKVGEEAAFRALGRLHEQTGEGGPVEWHKMGEGWSWSRKAGTAEDHAAAALEGWREIARRIADERHGVYVLDEFTYPLKWGWVDVAEVVDVLRTRPGHQHVVITGRHAPPDLVDAADLVVEMTKVKHPMDAGQKGQKGIEW is encoded by the coding sequence ATGCCACAGGGAGTTCCCGCCGTCACGCCCGAAGACGGCCTGACCACACGCCAGAGGCGCAACCGTCCGCTGGTCGTGCTGCACACCGGTGAGATGAAGGGCAAGTCGACGGCCGCCTTCGGCTTGGCGTTGCGCGGCTGGAACCAGGGCTGGTCGATCGGCGTCTTCCAGTTCGTGAAGTCCGCCAAGTGGAAGGTCGGCGAGGAAGCCGCGTTCCGCGCGCTCGGCCGCCTGCACGAGCAGACCGGCGAGGGCGGACCCGTCGAGTGGCACAAGATGGGCGAAGGCTGGTCGTGGTCGCGCAAGGCGGGCACCGCGGAGGACCACGCCGCCGCCGCGCTCGAAGGGTGGCGTGAGATCGCCCGCCGCATCGCCGACGAACGTCACGGCGTCTACGTGCTCGACGAGTTCACGTACCCGCTCAAGTGGGGCTGGGTCGACGTCGCCGAGGTGGTCGACGTCCTGCGCACGCGTCCTGGGCACCAGCACGTCGTGATCACCGGCCGGCACGCGCCGCCGGACCTGGTCGACGCCGCCGACCTCGTCGTGGAGATGACGAAGGTCAAGCACCCCATGGACGCGGGGCAGAAGGGCCAGAAGGGGATCGAGTGGTGA